In Streptomyces sp. NBC_00306, a single genomic region encodes these proteins:
- a CDS encoding CBS domain-containing protein has translation MAQLVRDVMTAGVAAVRPDASLVEAARLMRTLNVGDVLVADGDRIVGVVTDRDIAVRPVADGIDPVTVGAESVCTADPVCIDPDAEVSTAVRLMRTHAVRRLPVVEDGRPLGMVSIGDLAVAQDPESALADISMAGGKA, from the coding sequence ATGGCACAGCTCGTGCGGGACGTCATGACGGCCGGCGTGGCCGCTGTCCGCCCGGACGCCTCCCTCGTCGAAGCGGCGCGTCTGATGCGCACCCTGAACGTGGGCGACGTCCTGGTGGCCGACGGCGACCGGATCGTCGGCGTCGTCACCGATCGCGACATCGCCGTGCGCCCCGTCGCGGACGGGATCGACCCGGTGACCGTCGGCGCGGAGTCCGTGTGCACCGCGGATCCGGTGTGCATCGATCCCGACGCGGAGGTCTCGACCGCCGTACGCCTCATGCGGACGCATGCGGTGCGGCGGCTGCCCGTGGTCGAGGACGGCCGCCCCCTGGGGATGGTGAGCATCGGCGATCTCGCCGTGGCGCAGGACCCGGAGTCAGCACTCGCGGACATCAGCATGGCCGGGGGCAAGGCCTGA
- a CDS encoding type 1 glutamine amidotransferase domain-containing protein gives MKIAFLVAPEGIEQVELTEPWKAVEAAGDTPKLVSTRSGTVQAFDHLDKADTFPVDQVVGEASVDEFGGLVLPGGVANPDALRMDEQAVAFVRAFFDAGKPVAAICHAPWTLIEADVVGGRTVTSWPSLRTDLRNAGATWVDEQVQVCTSGPNTLITSRKPDDLKAFNAAFTEAFARGSAG, from the coding sequence ATGAAGATCGCATTTCTCGTGGCGCCCGAAGGCATCGAGCAGGTCGAACTCACGGAGCCCTGGAAGGCCGTCGAGGCCGCGGGCGACACCCCGAAGCTCGTCTCCACCCGATCCGGCACCGTCCAGGCCTTCGACCATCTCGACAAGGCGGACACGTTCCCCGTGGACCAGGTCGTGGGTGAGGCCTCCGTGGACGAATTCGGGGGTCTGGTCCTGCCGGGCGGGGTCGCGAATCCGGATGCCCTGCGCATGGACGAGCAGGCGGTCGCCTTCGTCCGGGCGTTCTTCGACGCGGGCAAGCCCGTGGCGGCCATCTGCCACGCCCCCTGGACCCTGATCGAGGCGGATGTGGTGGGCGGCCGGACGGTGACGTCCTGGCCGAGCCTGCGGACGGACCTGCGCAACGCCGGCGCCACCTGGGTGGACGAGCAGGTGCAGGTCTGCACGTCGGGTCCGAACACCCTGATCACGAGCCGCAAGCCGGACGATCTGAAGGCGTTCAACGCCGCGTTCACCGAGGCGTTCGCCAGGGGCTCGGCCGGCTGA
- a CDS encoding DUF6158 family protein: protein MTQAEKEPRGIDAGSLGEHELIRELETIHRSRHDTLLHGSPAALSAHTTRMAQLEEEYLRRHPERSVSPGRTRAGARDRSEAGPDAG from the coding sequence ATGACGCAGGCCGAGAAGGAGCCCAGGGGCATCGACGCCGGCAGCCTCGGTGAGCACGAGCTCATCCGGGAGCTGGAGACCATCCACCGCAGCCGGCACGACACGCTGCTGCACGGCTCGCCCGCCGCGCTCTCCGCACACACCACCCGGATGGCGCAGCTGGAGGAGGAGTATCTGCGCCGCCACCCCGAGCGTTCGGTGTCACCGGGCCGGACCCGGGCGGGTGCGCGCGACCGGTCGGAGGCCGGACCGGACGCGGGGTGA
- a CDS encoding baeRF2 domain-containing protein: protein MQLGFLAPLYERPGPWASVYLGTDRADEAHPGRRELQARAACRELSGQGADEATSQAVYEALIAPETLPGKAGRAVFAAGGEVVLDPALTARPPGNGDVTWSAVPRVAPLLDLAEQEPVCLVAYIDRQGADLEVRSTHGHRSAGQAEGRDWPLHRSPSADWSEQHFQQSVENTWDENAATTAAAVAGACDRHDADLVVLAGDDRQRRAVHRKLPARLHAHVVETEHGSRSDGGNRLLDADVERARADRLHQRAGDELDRYLSARDATAEGVPALVEAAREHRIAALFVRPEGQDGNREVWVGDDPDQLAVRRTESQYLGEVHPSSARADDALIRSAVATNAEVLRVPPVGGHSVPVGGLGALLRWPYQDEERA, encoded by the coding sequence ATGCAACTCGGATTTCTCGCGCCCCTCTACGAGCGTCCCGGCCCCTGGGCCAGTGTCTATCTGGGCACGGACCGGGCCGACGAGGCGCACCCCGGCCGGCGTGAACTCCAGGCCCGTGCGGCCTGCCGCGAGCTGAGCGGACAGGGCGCGGACGAGGCGACCAGCCAGGCCGTGTACGAGGCGCTCATCGCGCCGGAGACCCTGCCCGGCAAGGCCGGTCGTGCCGTCTTCGCCGCGGGCGGAGAGGTCGTTCTGGACCCCGCGCTCACGGCCCGTCCGCCCGGGAACGGCGACGTCACCTGGTCGGCCGTGCCCCGCGTGGCACCCCTGCTGGACCTCGCCGAGCAGGAGCCGGTCTGCCTCGTGGCGTACATCGACCGCCAGGGTGCGGATCTGGAGGTCCGCAGCACCCACGGTCACCGCAGCGCCGGACAGGCCGAGGGCAGGGACTGGCCGCTGCACCGCAGCCCGAGCGCCGACTGGTCGGAGCAGCACTTCCAGCAGAGCGTCGAGAACACCTGGGACGAGAACGCCGCCACGACCGCGGCCGCGGTGGCCGGTGCCTGTGACCGGCACGACGCCGATCTGGTCGTCCTCGCCGGTGACGACCGGCAGCGCCGCGCCGTACATCGCAAGCTCCCCGCACGGCTGCACGCACATGTCGTCGAGACGGAGCACGGCAGCCGTTCGGACGGCGGCAACCGGCTGCTCGACGCGGACGTGGAGCGGGCCCGCGCGGACCGGCTGCACCAGCGGGCCGGCGACGAGCTCGATCGCTATCTGTCGGCCCGGGACGCCACCGCGGAGGGGGTGCCCGCGCTGGTCGAGGCCGCGCGTGAGCACCGGATCGCGGCCCTGTTCGTACGGCCCGAGGGCCAGGACGGCAATCGCGAGGTGTGGGTCGGCGACGACCCCGACCAGCTGGCCGTACGCCGCACGGAATCGCAGTACCTGGGCGAGGTCCATCCGTCGTCGGCACGGGCGGACGACGCGTTGATCCGTTCGGCCGTCGCGACGAATGCGGAGGTCCTGCGGGTACCGCCGGTGGGCGGCCACAGCGTGCCCGTCGGCGGGCTCGGTGCCCTGCTGCGCTGGCCCTACCAGGACGAGGAACGCGCCTGA
- a CDS encoding VOC family protein, translating into MDKKRFAHAAGTASSADMFGAPCWVSLMARDLRASQDFYGAVLGWKFRRAALGDEFSVAFADGTPVAGIGALAPRLQVAVAWTPYFAVADADVAASRIRERSGTVAVGPLAFSLGRGALAADRDGAVFGIWEGALLPDWQSSHKDAPAWLLLRTRDAFDAAIFYGEVLDWAGDSPGGCDVSYENDEVVLLNNGHVLARLNSGAVEAAPDPLVRPRWDVHFPVADLDATTAAVRDQGGTVMAERLTREGREAAVRDPDGALFTLTSRTETGSGAGS; encoded by the coding sequence ATGGACAAGAAGAGATTTGCCCACGCCGCCGGCACGGCGTCGAGCGCGGACATGTTCGGCGCACCCTGCTGGGTCAGCCTCATGGCCCGCGACCTCCGCGCCTCCCAGGATTTCTACGGTGCCGTCCTCGGCTGGAAGTTCCGCCGGGCGGCCCTCGGTGACGAGTTCAGCGTCGCCTTCGCCGACGGGACGCCGGTCGCCGGCATCGGCGCACTGGCGCCCCGCCTTCAGGTCGCCGTCGCCTGGACGCCGTACTTCGCCGTCGCCGACGCGGACGTGGCGGCCTCACGCATCCGCGAGCGCAGTGGCACGGTCGCCGTCGGTCCGCTCGCCTTCTCCCTCGGTCGCGGAGCCCTCGCCGCGGACCGCGACGGTGCCGTCTTCGGCATCTGGGAGGGCGCGCTTCTGCCCGACTGGCAGTCCAGCCACAAGGACGCGCCCGCCTGGCTCCTGCTGCGCACCCGCGACGCCTTCGACGCCGCGATCTTCTACGGCGAGGTCCTCGACTGGGCCGGCGACAGCCCGGGCGGCTGCGACGTCAGCTACGAGAACGACGAAGTGGTCCTCCTCAACAACGGGCATGTGCTGGCGCGGCTGAACTCCGGCGCGGTGGAGGCGGCACCCGACCCGCTCGTCCGTCCTCGCTGGGACGTGCACTTCCCCGTCGCCGACCTCGACGCCACGACCGCTGCCGTACGCGACCAGGGCGGCACCGTGATGGCGGAGCGGCTGACACGCGAGGGCCGGGAGGCCGCGGTCCGCGACCCCGACGGCGCCCTGTTCACCCTCACCAGCCGCACCGAGACGGGAAGC